Proteins from a genomic interval of Desulfurobacterium sp. TC5-1:
- a CDS encoding 4Fe-4S binding protein gives MSKPKGIVEINVDWCKGCNVCAAICPTNVLELDKIKAIMTVKYPEKCIGCKQCELVCPDFCIFVFTPEEFEEITGSKSA, from the coding sequence ATGTCAAAGCCAAAGGGAATAGTTGAGATTAACGTTGATTGGTGCAAGGGATGTAACGTTTGTGCCGCTATCTGTCCTACAAATGTTCTTGAGCTTGACAAGATAAAGGCGATTATGACTGTCAAGTATCCTGAAAAATGCATTGGTTGCAAGCAGTGCGAACTTGTATGTCCTGACTTCTGTATCTTTGTTTTCACACCGGAAGAGTTTGAAGAAATTACTGGAAGTAAAAGTGCATAA
- a CDS encoding 2-oxoacid:acceptor oxidoreductase subunit alpha, which yields MAKLELKYGNHACAEAAIIAGCRFYAGYPITPSSEVAEKMAELLPKVGGVFIQMEDEIASMGCAIGGAFAGRKSMTATSGPGFSLKQENIGYAVMSEAPVVIVNVQRGGPSTGLPTQVGQQDVMQTQWGTHGDKLIPAFCPASVEEVMEETIRAFNWAEVLRTPVVLLMDEVIGHMKESVDMTKFKDPEIWNRKKPKVPPEEYLAYKPEEDDVPALADFGDGYRYHVTGLMHDYTGFPTTNPAMCQELVERLIRKVKRRAKELEKNEEFMLEDAEFAIVAFGSTARSAKLAVKLAREKGIKVGLFRPITLWPSPEETLYRLAGKVKAILVPELNMGQYVLEVERCAKGQCPIFRMNRANGQMIYPFEILEKIEEIASGKIVIPVSKA from the coding sequence ATGGCAAAACTTGAATTAAAGTATGGTAACCACGCCTGTGCTGAAGCGGCAATTATCGCCGGTTGCAGGTTCTATGCAGGGTATCCTATTACACCATCTTCAGAAGTTGCTGAAAAGATGGCAGAGCTTCTGCCGAAAGTTGGCGGTGTGTTTATTCAGATGGAAGATGAGATTGCTTCAATGGGTTGTGCTATCGGTGGTGCTTTTGCCGGTAGAAAATCAATGACTGCAACTTCAGGTCCTGGTTTTTCTCTAAAGCAGGAAAACATAGGTTATGCTGTAATGTCAGAAGCCCCTGTAGTTATTGTAAACGTTCAGAGGGGTGGTCCTTCAACAGGTCTTCCGACTCAGGTTGGTCAGCAGGATGTTATGCAGACGCAGTGGGGAACTCATGGTGATAAACTTATTCCGGCTTTCTGTCCGGCATCTGTTGAAGAGGTAATGGAAGAGACTATCAGAGCTTTCAACTGGGCGGAAGTTTTGAGAACGCCGGTTGTTCTCCTTATGGACGAAGTTATCGGGCATATGAAAGAGTCTGTTGACATGACTAAGTTCAAGGATCCTGAAATATGGAACAGGAAAAAGCCCAAGGTTCCACCGGAAGAGTATCTTGCATATAAGCCTGAAGAGGATGATGTGCCGGCTCTTGCCGATTTTGGAGACGGATATAGATACCATGTAACTGGACTTATGCACGACTATACAGGTTTCCCGACAACCAATCCCGCAATGTGTCAGGAGCTTGTGGAAAGACTTATAAGAAAGGTTAAGAGAAGGGCAAAAGAGCTTGAAAAGAATGAAGAATTTATGCTTGAAGACGCTGAATTTGCTATTGTTGCTTTTGGTTCAACTGCAAGATCAGCCAAGCTTGCAGTGAAGCTTGCAAGAGAGAAGGGAATAAAAGTGGGTCTTTTCAGGCCTATAACTCTCTGGCCTTCTCCGGAAGAGACACTTTACAGACTTGCAGGAAAGGTTAAAGCTATACTTGTTCCTGAGCTTAACATGGGACAGTATGTTCTTGAAGTTGAAAGATGTGCAAAGGGACAGTGTCCAATCTTCAGGATGAACAGGGCTAATGGTCAGATGATTTATCCGTTTGAGATTCTTGAGAAGATTGAGGAAATTGCAAGTGGAAAAATAGTAATTCCCGTTTCAAAAGCTTGA
- a CDS encoding 2-oxoacid:ferredoxin oxidoreductase subunit beta — protein MLQPIDIPLEKAIEKKPYFKYLRIDKMPHIWCPGCGNGQVLKAICIALDKLGIDNNNVSMVSGIGCSSRTPGYFDGYTLHTTHGRALAFATGVKLARPELTVIVTTGDGDCTAIGGNHFIHACRRNIDITVLLFNNWIYGMTGGQVSPTTPKGSYATTTPYGNYEPNFSIADLAIGAGATFVARGTAYHVTELVNLVEAGIKHKGFSLIEVLTPCTIQYGRKNKMGIVDMYMWLKENTIPLKAWEKLPEEKRKSKLPRGILHHADNREEYTHRYYSVVEKVMGGNK, from the coding sequence ATGCTTCAACCAATAGATATTCCGCTTGAGAAAGCGATAGAGAAAAAGCCATACTTTAAGTATCTTAGAATTGATAAGATGCCTCATATCTGGTGTCCCGGCTGTGGTAACGGGCAGGTTTTAAAGGCTATCTGTATTGCCCTTGATAAACTTGGAATTGATAATAACAACGTTTCAATGGTTTCAGGTATCGGTTGTTCTTCAAGGACACCTGGATATTTTGACGGTTACACCCTTCATACAACTCACGGAAGGGCACTTGCCTTTGCAACGGGTGTGAAACTTGCAAGACCGGAACTTACTGTTATTGTTACAACTGGTGATGGTGACTGTACAGCTATTGGTGGAAACCACTTTATTCATGCATGTCGTAGAAATATTGATATTACTGTTCTTCTCTTTAACAACTGGATTTACGGTATGACGGGTGGTCAGGTTTCACCTACAACACCTAAAGGTTCATACGCAACAACGACACCTTACGGTAATTATGAGCCAAACTTTTCAATTGCTGACCTTGCGATTGGAGCTGGTGCAACGTTTGTTGCAAGGGGAACAGCGTATCATGTTACAGAGCTTGTGAACCTTGTAGAAGCCGGTATTAAGCACAAAGGCTTTTCCCTTATAGAAGTTCTTACACCGTGCACAATTCAGTACGGTAGAAAGAATAAAATGGGTATTGTTGATATGTATATGTGGCTTAAGGAAAACACAATTCCTCTCAAAGCCTGGGAGAAGCTTCCTGAGGAAAAGAGAAAAAGTAAACTTCCAAGAGGTATTCTCCATCACGCAGACAACAGAGAAGAGTACACTCACAGGTATTACAGTGTTGTTGAAAAAGTAATGGGAGGGAATAAGTAA